The following proteins are encoded in a genomic region of Shewanella aestuarii:
- a CDS encoding tyrosine-type recombinase/integrase, with the protein MQLNRVTANIKPLIFNEFGTLMNTIAKYKGKVTLKNEADYFFEDEMPPSFNQFADSVEALLNNTRASKTIETYEDNIKPFYEFCAANGVQAIPADPRTVAIFISYQANHCVSQYGKALSVNTIATRIAAIRYFHIKSGLPSPTDHQICIDTFDGLKRVRDRQTQDTRQDPILYPDIESLLEAIGPDDTLKAVRDKAILTLGLQGGFRRSELCALKVNDLSFRRNALRIDIKFSKANQKNKLEWKELPIDEPFAAYPFVQRWLAYSGITGGHLFRSISRDKQTIRTYEEDIAAGKVNGILSGNDIYRMIKQYSVAAGLQASRIGAHSLRSGCVTQLAENDKTDLYIMGRTGHQDPRTLQNYIKRKD; encoded by the coding sequence GCCGTTGATATTTAATGAGTTTGGTACACTGATGAACACGATTGCCAAATATAAAGGTAAAGTTACTTTAAAGAATGAAGCGGATTATTTTTTCGAGGATGAGATGCCGCCTTCATTTAACCAGTTCGCAGATTCAGTTGAAGCATTATTAAATAACACTCGTGCCAGTAAAACGATTGAGACTTATGAAGACAATATCAAGCCGTTTTATGAGTTTTGTGCTGCTAATGGTGTTCAAGCTATCCCCGCAGATCCACGAACCGTGGCGATATTTATTTCTTATCAGGCCAACCATTGCGTTAGCCAATATGGTAAAGCGCTCTCGGTTAATACGATTGCAACCCGTATCGCAGCAATTCGCTACTTTCATATCAAGAGCGGCCTTCCCTCGCCCACCGATCATCAAATCTGCATCGATACGTTTGATGGCTTAAAGCGTGTTCGTGATCGTCAAACTCAGGATACTCGCCAAGATCCTATTTTGTACCCTGACATCGAGAGCTTGTTAGAGGCCATTGGCCCAGATGACACGCTAAAAGCCGTCCGTGATAAGGCAATCCTCACCCTTGGATTGCAAGGTGGCTTTCGACGTTCTGAATTATGTGCGCTTAAAGTAAATGATTTATCATTTCGACGTAATGCACTTCGCATTGATATTAAATTCTCCAAAGCGAACCAGAAAAATAAGCTGGAATGGAAAGAATTACCTATTGATGAGCCTTTTGCAGCGTATCCTTTTGTGCAGCGCTGGCTAGCATATTCTGGGATCACTGGCGGGCATTTATTTCGAAGTATATCTCGTGATAAGCAAACCATTCGCACTTACGAAGAGGATATCGCAGCAGGCAAAGTTAATGGGATTTTAAGTGGTAATGATATCTATCGCATGATCAAGCAGTATTCAGTTGCCGCAGGATTGCAGGCTTCTCGCATTGGCGCTCATTCATTGCGTTCAGGCTGTGTTACTCAATTGGCTGAGAATGATAAAACAGACCTCTACATCATGGGTAGAACTGGTCACCAAGACCCTCGCACGTTGCAAAATTATATTAAGCGCAAAGATTAA